Genomic DNA from Gemmatimonadaceae bacterium:
CTGACGTAGCCGGGAGAGTTCCCGTGCATGTCGCGGGGATCGCCGCGCCGAGGCGGAAGAAGCAAGGGCTCGTCGTGCCGGTGACGACGAGCGAAGATTTGAACTGGTTGATGTCGCGATTGCGCGTCAGATGAAGGCCGCGCGTGAAGAGATAGCTGAGTTCTAGCGAGACGCCCGACCCCAAATCTCTCTGGACGCCCGCGCTCGCTTGATACGTGGTCGGCGTTTCATAGTTAGGCTCGGCGCGGAAGCGAACTTCGAGCTGCGCGCCCGGCCTCGGCGTGATGCCGAACTGTGTCAGGTCAGCCGCCGTAATCGGGCGATTGCCGATGACTCCCTGCGCGAGCAGGGTTTGATAGATCTGGAACGAAGAGGGCACGCCGAGAGGGGCGGACGTGGCGGTGGCAAGCACGATGTTGATGTTATCGCCGGGGATGCCGCTGAGAGTCTTGGTGACGTTCGCGACCGAATAGATCGTGTAGCCCGCAAAGATGCCCGCGCCGCCGCGAATCACGGTCTTGCCGTCCTTGAACGGGTCCCATGAAAAGCCGAGGCGGGGTTGGAAGTCGTTCTTGTCAAGCGGCATGTTAAACGGCTCGTCGCTGATCGAATACCGCAGCCCGTAGGTGAGCGTTAAGTTTGGGCGCACCTTCCAAGTGTCTTGTCCGTAAAGCGCGTAGCGGTACGTGAACGAATCAACAGAGGGCTTGCCGAAGCCCTGTTGATAGACAATCGGGAGATTGAGGTTGAAGGCTTGCAGGGCATTAATCGGCTGGTCCAACACGTCGGCGCGGTCGTTTGGTCGCGGACAGGCCGGCGTCGGAACTCTGCCGCCGGGCGTCGTCGCGCCCGTGCCGCCCGCGCAATCAACGGCAAAGGAACTGCCGGTCATGGGATTCAGCAGGAACCCGTTGAGGGTCGCGAGAGTGCTCGCCGGGACGACGTTCGAAAGCGGGATGGCCGCGCCGAAGTTGAAGCGCCCGCCGAAGAAAGTGTCGTTGTTAGATGACACGTCGCTGGCCTGAAACGCCCCGCCGAACTTGAGCGTGTGATTGCCGGTGACGTGTGAAAGATTGTCGATGACGTCGTAGTCGCGCTGGATGGTCGCGGACGGCAGGAAGATGTCGCGCCCGAAGAACCCGAAGCCTTCGATGTTGAACTCAGGGCCGACCGCGTCGTTCGGAATGACATCGAAATCGAAATACCTGTACTGGAGTTTCAACTCGTTGACGGTGCTGTCGCTGAACTGGTGGTTCTCCGAAAACAGGATGCCGCCGTTGAAAGTGTCCAGCGTGCGCCCGCGCGAGACGGCGGTGAGCGCGCCCGCAGCTTGATTCTCAAAATTCGACTTGTTGAGGTTGAAGCGGATGTAAGCCGTGTCGCGCTCGCTGAAGTTGTGATCGAAGCGAGTGCTGAAAGTCGTCTGGCTCGACTGGAAGGGGAACTGCCCGCTCGCAGTGTTGAATAAATTGATGGTGCGGGGGAAGTTGGCAGAGGTGGTTGTCAAAGTGGAGCGCAAGCCCGTCGCGAGCGCCGCGAAAGACGTGGTCGCGAGATAGTTAAAGAGACTGGCCTGTGAAGACGTGACCTGAAAAATGTTCGCACTGTTGAGCAGGTTGACGAAGGTCGTCTCGCCCTGACTGAAGCGTTCGAGGGCGACGAAGAAGAAGGTCTTATCCTGCTTGATCGGGCCGCCCAGCGAGCCGCCGTATTGTTGGCGGCTGAACGGCGATTTGCCATCCGGGTTGAAATCGAAAGGATTGCGGGCGTCGAATCGTTGGCTGCGAAACAGACCGAACAAGCTGCCGTTGAATCTGTTCGCGCCGGACTTGGA
This window encodes:
- a CDS encoding TonB-dependent receptor yields the protein MRSLTQVFLTAFFVFVIGVSPAFSQASSSTAELRGQVTDSAGAAVPNATVTITDVGKGTNRTTTTDAEGNYVFLNLLPSSYDLKIEAATGGFAPGSQRVELTVGQQANIPVQLGVGGITEKVDIVAGMEVVETDRTQQSSVVDVRQITNLPISRRNYLDYALLTPGVNDADNIADSSDFRVAQTPNSGLSFGGNNGRGNLIAVDGGSTNTVSGGVEQTVNQEAVQEFQVLRNSYNAEFGGASGGIVNIVSKSGANRFNGSLFGLFRSQRFDARNPFDFNPDGKSPFSRQQYGGSLGGPIKQDKTFFFVALERFSQGETTFVNLLNSANIFQVTSSQASLFNYLATTSFAALATGLRSTLTTTSANFPRTINLFNTASGQFPFQSSQTTFSTRFDHNFSERDTAYIRFNLNKSNFENQAAGALTAVSRGRTLDTFNGGILFSENHQFSDSTVNELKLQYRYFDFDVIPNDAVGPEFNIEGFGFFGRDIFLPSATIQRDYDVIDNLSHVTGNHTLKFGGAFQASDVSSNNDTFFGGRFNFGAAIPLSNVVPASTLATLNGFLLNPMTGSSFAVDCAGGTGATTPGGRVPTPACPRPNDRADVLDQPINALQAFNLNLPIVYQQGFGKPSVDSFTYRYALYGQDTWKVRPNLTLTYGLRYSISDEPFNMPLDKNDFQPRLGFSWDPFKDGKTVIRGGAGIFAGYTIYSVANVTKTLSGIPGDNINIVLATATSAPLGVPSSFQIYQTLLAQGVIGNRPITAADLTQFGITPRPGAQLEVRFRAEPNYETPTTYQASAGVQRDLGSGVSLELSYLFTRGLHLTRNRDINQFKSSLVVTGTTSPCFFRLGAAIPATCTGTLPATSDFLSPLRFQDNIYESSANSFYHAGTVSVQRRFANSFSLNAHYTFSKSIDEVTDYNSDFSAQNPLNLRLDRALSSFDQRHRAVFSGVFQSTARNKILRDFLFSPIFTAGSGRPFNLLLGFDANNDGRLQSDRPFDVGRNTGVGEPFHSFDARLARRFPFKETMFLELTFEAFNLFNRTNLAGINNVVGSLSVDQRRALTTTRARGNRAAAPTEPLGFTSAANPRQLQFGLRFTF